Proteins from one Candidatus Saccharimonadales bacterium genomic window:
- the rpsI gene encoding 30S ribosomal protein S9, giving the protein MPEGKYLYGLGRRKSATARARLYAGKGNITINDKTASAYLSENKTLLAEVTDPLALVGKQKDFDVTIKVSGGGLSGQVDAIKLAIAKAITVQFADLRTTLKKADLLSRDPREKERKKYGLRSARKREQYSKR; this is encoded by the coding sequence ATGCCTGAAGGTAAATATTTATATGGCCTTGGTCGACGTAAATCCGCAACAGCTCGTGCACGTTTGTACGCTGGTAAAGGTAACATCACCATAAATGACAAGACAGCTAGTGCCTACTTGTCCGAAAACAAGACACTTCTTGCTGAAGTCACTGATCCACTTGCCCTTGTTGGTAAACAAAAAGATTTTGATGTTACTATCAAAGTATCTGGTGGTGGTCTTTCAGGTCAGGTTGATGCGATTAAACTTGCTATCGCTAAAGCTATCACGGTTCAATTCGCAGATCTTCGTACAACGCTTAAAAAAGCTGATCTACTAAGTCGCGATCCTCGTGAAAAAGAACGTAAGAAATATGGTCTTCGTTCTGCTCGTAAACGTGAACAATACTCAAAACGTTAA
- the rplM gene encoding 50S ribosomal protein L13, protein MTDIKSKTYSQKPSEVTRRWILIDAAEAPLGRVATQIAKYLIGKYKPTYTAHIDAGDYVVVINAAQAVVTGAKETDKKYYRHSGFPGGISDESVAEVRVKYPERLIVASVKGMLPRNKLLAERLKRLRVFPGSEHTHTAQTPEKVEIK, encoded by the coding sequence ATGACTGACATCAAATCAAAAACCTACTCACAAAAACCATCAGAGGTAACTCGTCGCTGGATCCTTATCGATGCAGCCGAAGCACCACTTGGTCGAGTAGCAACTCAAATTGCTAAATACCTCATCGGTAAATACAAACCTACCTATACTGCTCATATTGATGCAGGTGACTATGTCGTCGTCATCAATGCAGCACAGGCTGTAGTTACTGGTGCAAAGGAAACGGACAAGAAGTACTATCGTCACAGTGGATTCCCTGGTGGAATTAGTGATGAATCAGTTGCTGAAGTTCGTGTAAAATATCCAGAACGATTAATCGTTGCATCTGTCAAAGGTATGTTACCCCGTAACAAACTACTTGCTGAACGACTAAAACGTCTTCGTGTTTTTCCAGGTAGTGAACATACTCACACCGCACAAACTCCAGAGAAAGTAGAGATTAAATAA
- a CDS encoding DNA-directed RNA polymerase subunit alpha, whose protein sequence is MSQVIHNPALAAVNELNATSAEFVIEPLHAGYGNTLGNSLRRVLLSSIEGAAIVAFRVEGASHEFTTIPGVKEDVVDIMLNLKNVRLKVHSDQPIELRLEKKGAGVVTAADIKTSADVEVVNPEQVIATIDDPKKSVLFDLVVEAGRGYRTIEQSSVSRLHSDMIALDAVFSPVLRVRYKVESTRVGQETNLDKLLITVETDGSLSPRDAFEQASAILVNQYTALAGSTIVEAAPALGQTADDETNELNTSIEELNLTARTANALVNNDIRTVHDLVTLSEQDLRELKGFGSKALDEVKDKLAELEL, encoded by the coding sequence ATGTCACAAGTTATTCACAACCCAGCACTTGCCGCCGTCAACGAGCTTAACGCTACGTCTGCAGAGTTTGTTATCGAACCGCTTCACGCAGGTTACGGTAATACTCTTGGTAACAGCCTACGCCGCGTACTTCTTTCAAGTATTGAAGGGGCAGCTATCGTTGCTTTCCGCGTTGAAGGAGCATCACACGAATTCACAACTATTCCAGGTGTGAAAGAAGATGTCGTCGACATCATGCTAAACCTTAAAAATGTTCGTCTAAAAGTACATTCTGATCAGCCTATCGAGCTTCGTCTTGAGAAGAAAGGCGCAGGAGTTGTTACTGCAGCTGACATTAAAACATCAGCTGATGTTGAAGTCGTTAACCCAGAGCAAGTTATCGCAACAATCGATGATCCTAAAAAATCAGTTCTATTCGATCTTGTTGTTGAAGCTGGTCGCGGTTACCGGACTATTGAACAATCGAGCGTATCTCGTCTTCACAGCGACATGATCGCACTTGATGCTGTCTTCAGCCCTGTGTTACGTGTTCGCTACAAAGTAGAGAGTACTCGCGTTGGTCAAGAAACTAACCTAGATAAACTACTCATTACTGTTGAAACCGACGGCTCTCTTAGCCCACGTGATGCATTCGAGCAAGCATCTGCCATCTTAGTAAATCAGTACACGGCTCTTGCCGGCTCAACAATTGTTGAAGCTGCACCTGCACTTGGACAAACAGCTGACGATGAGACAAACGAACTTAATACTTCTATCGAAGAATTAAATTTGACTGCTCGCACAGCTAATGCCCTTGTTAATAACGACATCCGTACTGTTCATGATCTTGTAACGCTTAGCGAACAAGATCTCCGTGAACTAAAAGGATTCGGCAGTAAAGCGCTTGATGAAGTCAAAGATAAATTGGCGGAATTGGAACTTTAA
- the trpS gene encoding tryptophan--tRNA ligase — protein sequence MTKPVILTGIRANNDLTIGNYFGAILPIIDMAKKHSDGYQINMFIPDLHSFTTPINHSELYDQIIHNARLFVAAGLPLDNDNIHLYRQSYISAHSELTWILDCFTGFGEMSRMTQFKDKTSSLGNDRTTVGLFNYPVLMAADILLYNALYVPVGEDQSQHIEFSRDIAERVNNKFGDIFTVPAPVVAQHEFFGKDQGLRIKDLIDPTKKMSKSDDSGKGVIFLGDDPAIAANKIMSATTDNIAEIHYDKANQPGISNLIDILTLLRGGDLQQTIGEFEGQTRYGDFKQIVADETERFLRDFQTQLKSIDDDAVISKLEQSEARMRIIADETLLRAQKAVGLRK from the coding sequence ATGACAAAACCTGTAATCTTGACCGGCATCCGTGCTAACAACGACCTTACGATCGGTAATTATTTTGGTGCAATTTTACCAATCATTGATATGGCAAAAAAACATTCTGATGGCTATCAGATAAATATGTTTATTCCCGATCTCCATAGTTTTACAACACCAATCAACCATAGTGAGCTATACGACCAAATTATTCATAATGCACGGCTATTCGTAGCTGCTGGTTTACCACTCGATAATGACAATATTCACCTTTACCGACAAAGTTACATATCAGCGCACAGTGAGTTAACGTGGATTCTTGATTGCTTTACTGGTTTTGGTGAAATGAGCCGCATGACTCAGTTTAAAGATAAGACAAGTTCTTTAGGAAATGACAGGACAACAGTAGGGCTTTTTAACTATCCCGTCCTTATGGCAGCAGACATTCTTCTTTACAACGCACTGTATGTTCCTGTTGGCGAAGATCAGTCACAGCATATTGAATTTTCTCGTGACATTGCAGAACGAGTTAATAATAAGTTCGGTGATATCTTTACTGTTCCTGCACCAGTTGTTGCTCAACACGAATTTTTCGGTAAAGACCAAGGACTTCGCATTAAGGATCTTATCGATCCAACTAAGAAGATGAGTAAGTCTGATGATAGTGGCAAGGGAGTTATATTTCTTGGTGATGATCCGGCTATTGCAGCTAATAAGATTATGTCTGCAACAACTGACAATATTGCAGAGATTCACTACGATAAAGCTAACCAGCCAGGTATTAGCAATCTTATTGATATCTTGACGCTTCTTCGCGGTGGAGACTTACAGCAAACGATCGGTGAGTTTGAAGGTCAAACACGCTATGGAGACTTCAAGCAAATCGTGGCTGATGAGACTGAACGATTTCTAAGAGACTTTCAAACACAACTAAAATCTATCGACGATGATGCTGTAATATCAAAGCTAGAGCAATCAGAAGCACGAATGAGAATCATCGCAGATGAAACTCTTCTTCGCGCGCAGAAGGCTGTTGGACTGAGAAAATAA
- the rplQ gene encoding 50S ribosomal protein L17, with translation MHRHGYKGRKFSRERDQRRALLKGLATSLVEHGKIETTLPKAKELVRFIEKIITKAKKGDLHNRRQVIAALSTQAAAFKLVDEIAPQLKGRTSGHVRVERTRLRVGDGAQLATIGFVDELTSTPVAEKKEEVKA, from the coding sequence ATGCATAGACACGGATATAAAGGGCGTAAATTCAGTCGCGAACGCGACCAGCGCCGCGCACTCCTAAAAGGTCTCGCGACTAGCCTCGTCGAGCATGGCAAAATTGAAACAACTTTGCCAAAAGCCAAGGAACTTGTGCGTTTTATCGAGAAAATAATTACCAAAGCTAAAAAAGGTGATCTTCATAACCGCCGCCAAGTGATTGCAGCATTGTCTACTCAGGCAGCAGCATTCAAACTAGTGGACGAGATCGCTCCTCAGCTCAAGGGTCGTACTAGCGGACATGTCCGTGTAGAACGTACTCGTTTGCGAGTTGGCGATGGTGCACAGTTGGCAACTATCGGCTTTGTCGATGAGCTAACATCTACACCAGTCGCTGAAAAGAAAGAGGAGGTGAAAGCATAA
- a CDS encoding RluA family pseudouridine synthase translates to MVKVSSSDILAILRRYDLAGDENVPRHIEMVTFSNPSAANTLIAFRFNKRQFYILFDDTAEDDTDYVVNQIQTVGHSVTGTVLQNPNDHITTYALPFKGKEVYLFEANSGKQRLDLELAERFPDISRSTWQKHIKAGHVSVNGETELSSKRDVLPTENIALSIPDAEDFSDEVLPIVFIDDNVIVINKPIGVLTHSKGALNDEFSVATFFSRYCDYNKDTNRPGIVHRLDRDTSGIMIGARNEQTATLLQKQFADRRTKKTYIAITDGIPKQDEAKIDLPIGRNPSAPSTFRVDPKGKNATTTYKVLAMNEDSALIKLQPRTGRTHQLRVHMAYLGTPIKGDRVYGKQSDRLYLHAKDLEITIPSGDRQIFSAPLPDSFLASFPGINVNE, encoded by the coding sequence ATGGTTAAAGTCTCATCGTCAGATATTCTAGCAATTTTACGGCGCTATGATCTTGCCGGAGATGAGAATGTCCCTCGCCATATTGAAATGGTGACATTCTCAAACCCGAGTGCTGCAAACACGCTCATAGCTTTTCGTTTTAATAAGCGCCAGTTCTATATTCTATTCGATGATACTGCTGAAGATGATACTGACTATGTTGTAAATCAAATTCAGACTGTCGGGCATAGTGTCACGGGAACTGTTCTTCAGAATCCAAATGATCATATTACTACTTATGCACTTCCATTTAAAGGTAAAGAAGTATACTTATTCGAGGCAAACTCGGGCAAGCAGCGATTAGACCTCGAACTTGCTGAACGCTTTCCAGACATTTCACGTAGTACGTGGCAAAAACATATTAAAGCAGGCCATGTGAGCGTCAACGGTGAAACTGAATTATCTTCAAAACGAGATGTTTTACCGACTGAAAATATTGCACTTAGTATTCCAGATGCGGAAGACTTCAGCGATGAAGTACTACCAATAGTTTTTATTGATGACAATGTCATTGTCATCAATAAACCAATCGGCGTTCTTACTCACTCGAAGGGTGCACTTAACGATGAATTTAGTGTTGCAACATTCTTCTCACGATACTGCGATTACAATAAAGATACAAATCGACCTGGTATCGTTCACCGCCTCGACAGAGATACTAGCGGCATTATGATCGGTGCACGAAATGAACAAACTGCAACACTTTTACAGAAGCAATTCGCCGACCGTCGAACTAAGAAAACATATATCGCAATTACTGATGGTATTCCAAAACAGGATGAAGCAAAGATAGACCTTCCGATCGGTCGTAACCCATCAGCACCGAGTACATTCCGAGTTGATCCAAAAGGTAAAAATGCCACAACAACGTATAAAGTACTCGCCATGAATGAAGATAGCGCACTTATTAAGCTACAGCCTCGAACCGGTCGTACGCACCAGCTACGTGTTCATATGGCATACCTTGGCACGCCAATAAAAGGTGATCGTGTTTACGGGAAACAGTCTGATCGACTATACCTCCACGCAAAAGATCTAGAAATCACAATTCCTAGTGGTGACCGTCAAATATTCAGTGCTCCTCTTCCGGATAGCTTTTTAGCATCTTTTCCGGGAATTAATGTTAATGAATGA